Proteins encoded by one window of Melospiza melodia melodia isolate bMelMel2 chromosome 9, bMelMel2.pri, whole genome shotgun sequence:
- the KCNK18 gene encoding potassium channel subfamily K member 18, which yields MATTSQPLQGKTTCKKIFWAVFPHACFIVSLVIYAFLGALMFSHIESTRKVTVSEEYRTFLQKLMCLARKLPDNWTDNLTENETLNRDIHQLLNTADPVWFINPKERWNFFGSLFFCCTVFTTVGYGNTYPVTWTGKCLCMLYALFGIPLMFLVLTDMGDILATVLSKSYNEFRKLQSKILASKLCSGSTCSKRNELKSREQSKIVINEPLTIMEVLRSQSGVKQVKYRNVELFEMLIAREKENTQPARNKSMERWSSCPELAREKTVSRVIKNFDKIGKELEKLDVPIVLMVLVIFVYISCAAAILPKWEKKMDFQEAFYFCFITLTTIGFGDTKLEHPKFFLFFSLYIIIGMEIVFIAFKLGQDRLIVLYKKVISFCAEKNMPSKKIYPK from the exons ATGGCAACAACATCACAACCTCTGCAAGGTAAAACAAcatgtaaaaaaatattttgggcaGTGTTTCCTCATGCCTGCTTCATTGTGTCTCTTGTCATCTATGCTTTTCTTGGGGCTCTCATGTTTTCCCACATTGAAAGTACCCGGAAGGTCACAGTAAGTGAAGAATACAGAACATTTCTGCAGAAGCTGATGTGCCTCGCCAGAAAATTACCAG ATAACTGGACAGATAACCTGACAGAAAATGAGACGCTTAACCGCGACATCCATCAGCTTTTGAACACGGCTGACCCAGTCTGGTTTATCAACCCAAAAGAAAGATGGAATTTCTTTGGGTCTCTCTTTTTTTGCTGCACAGTATTCACAACTGTGG GTTATGGCAATACCTATCCTGTGACATGGACTGGAAAGTGTCTCTGTATGTTGTATGCTTTATTTGGGATCCCCCTGATGTTCTTGGTCCTGACAGACATGGGAGACATCCTTGCAACTGTCTTATCCAAGTCCTACAATGAGTTCAGGAAACTGCAGTCAAAAATTCTTGCCTCTAAACTCTGTTCTGGATCCACATGCAGCAAAAGGAATGAACTGAAATCCAGGGAACAGTCTAAAATAGTCATCAACGAGCCCCTGACCATTATGGAAGTGCTGAGAAGTCAGTCAGGTGTGAAACAGGTCAAATATCGCAACGTGGAACTTTTTGAAATGTtaattgccagggagaaagaaaACACACAACCAGCAAGAAATAAAAGCATGGAGAGATGGAGTTCATGTCCTGAACTAGCCAGGGAAAAGACAGTGTCCAGAGTAATCAAGAATTTTGACAAAATAGGAAAAGAGTTAGAAAAATTAGATGTGCCCATTGTGTTGATGGTGCTCGTTATCTTTGTGTACATCTCCTGTGCTGCTGCTATTCttccaaaatgggaaaaaaaaatggattttcaAGAAGCCTTTTATTTCTGCTTTATCACTTTGACCACTATTGGATTTGGAGATACAAAGTTAGAACATCCcaagtttttcttgtttttttccctctACATTATAATTGGCATGGAAATTGTCTTCATTGCTTTTAAGCTGGGCCAAGACCGTTTAATTGTCCTGTATAAAAAGGTGATTTCATTTTGTGCAGAGAAAAATATGCCTTCAAAGAAAATATATCCAAAATAA